The segment TGTTGGCCCCGGCTTGTCCGGCCCTCCAGGTTAAGCGACGGCAACCGTCCGGCGCGGGCGCTGCGACGGGCGGCATCCGCCTGCTCCAGCCTGGCCACAGCCTGGGCCAGGCCGTAGTTGGCAGCCAGCGCCGAGTCGATAACCTCCGAGAGCGCGGAGTCATCGAACACCAGCCACCAACGGCCGCCGCCGTAATGGTTCGCAGCCGCCCCAGACACTGAATTGAAAGCAGCAGGCGGCTCAACCGGAGGCTCAATATTTTGCGTCCTGTGCACTGCACAGCCCTGGATAACCAGCAGGGCGAGCAGCACGTTTGTCTGCATGGCAAAAAACTTCATCCCGCCTCCATTCCCGCGGTGATAAAATCGATCAACTTATCTTTCTTTTGCTGCAACTCCCTGAAATCGCCTTCCTCCTTAAGCGCAAAAGAAAGAAATTCCTTGTCCGCCGAGAGGCGAATCAGCATACTGCCCATGGTGGACATGCTGATAATCAGACTAAACAGCACGTCCTGGGGGTCGCGGGTGGGAAGGGCCTGGCATATTGCCTCGTGCAGGGCGGTCAGGGCCGGACGGGCGGATTCAATGAAGTTACGGTTAAGGAAACCCTCGGTATCGGCCATCGAGCGCCAGATCAACCGGACGAAACTCCGCCCGCCGGCGTTGCCAAGCGCAAGTTCGAACGCTGGATCGACAAACGCCCGGAACAGGTCCTTGACGGCAGGACGGTGTCCGCTGCTGCGGGCCTCGCCAAGTACTTTCTCCAGGTTTTCTATCCGCGCACGGTTGGCCGGTACCATTTTGCGCTCGAAAACCCGTTTTACCAGCTCCTCCTTGGAACCGAAATGGTAGTTGACAGCCGCCAGGTTGACCCCGGCGTCGCT is part of the Candidatus Glassbacteria bacterium genome and harbors:
- a CDS encoding TetR/AcrR family transcriptional regulator, giving the protein MDPVTMVEANEGLTMQRILDSAERLFAEHGYAGTSLRAITSDAGVNLAAVNYHFGSKEELVKRVFERKMVPANRARIENLEKVLGEARSSGHRPAVKDLFRAFVDPAFELALGNAGGRSFVRLIWRSMADTEGFLNRNFIESARPALTALHEAICQALPTRDPQDVLFSLIISMSTMGSMLIRLSADKEFLSFALKEEGDFRELQQKKDKLIDFITAGMEAG